In one Flammeovirga yaeyamensis genomic region, the following are encoded:
- a CDS encoding NPCBM/NEW2 domain-containing protein codes for MKNITIYLLLFLFSIVGLQAQECNTLIDDNFEEDTDMENLPSYISLNTSGNVNDGDIYFKDGMLHMETPPTVGHAKANINFGTFTQNEFEISFKVKSNNSGSYTFKMDFLDANNKCWIGIKYPDYGKRDLRYDILENGNVPGGSNFPEENSLLDGEYVADTWYDVRMVFNADHQVSLYLNGTLKFANLPLPEVVKGSPITTVKMYSQGSLNNGVITFFDYFKTVEGPQLNKDLIAKSIIDAETFLELKESSGQYPQEAIDQLKADIAKAKATMNDCSISQEEMDAAAAEMDKALEEFKGQIIVIPTDVTVSVNWNELLMERKAEWFGANSTYNADGQGLWNPDMDDFEPRVIDLANYTGSAYFRFPGGTMANLYNWKRAIGPTSDRIDNLDAHNDGKAFHNNFGPDEFGKLLNTTYLEDGSIVVPFAYGTPQDAADFVEYMNAEVGANPNGGKDWALERAKNGHYEPYNIDVWEIGNELFGDWELSVMNYPLSGDDIRGGESIRKGDASFYVYGGTERFTNQRAVKQTTWVVDECKLDGSPDQEFYVKFPPIDMSQDFKVMIEGEQWTEVLNFDNSTATDKHYVVTSAKNGTFVFGDGVNGAIPESLGDVVLDYTTGPHAGFSAYYQAMKAVDPSITVVSCYEGEDFFKHMADVNEPYDAVARHYYPGGTANAGQEFIFELSQIAKYNTRVDDFKNYLEKYDNTGLNGIEVQQFLSEYGTPRNFSAIPHAMILWHQMMNNYQKELLGIQTHSFFKNDGTTMVETRFGGFLMAKGFAHHIFTHLHQNNFVKTGFEGEKYTHNNVELWNTYPTASVNEDNTVATIVIPNTSDGKQLQTTFDFASLPFDKDDNVVLKKWVALSDNLSVDNTSDVPNNVRLEGPFVIDDAKNFKFDKVDPYTVTVYQWSVSDEEEITYLHDIQPKISYGQVSNEYGFSEDSVLVINGSQHDHSVTLSYNTEAEYDIKNYFDFFEAEIGLEDNFIGGSVILKIFGDDELIYESLPIGENTPLEYISVDVRGVEKLRFETKPNQGLGINLGMGHARLYKNENYNDDVTGIEIERKALNISPNPFQSRIHVALPKAVSGTLMIHDVMGRVVVQQKLHQKIAIDLDLSFLNNGMYIVNVYNNEEVYVGKILKSN; via the coding sequence ATGAAAAACATTACTATTTATCTTCTGTTATTTCTGTTCAGCATAGTCGGTCTTCAAGCGCAAGAATGTAATACGCTTATTGACGACAATTTTGAAGAAGATACCGATATGGAAAATCTTCCGTCCTACATTAGTTTGAATACTTCTGGCAATGTAAACGACGGCGATATCTATTTTAAAGACGGTATGCTTCACATGGAGACTCCTCCAACAGTTGGACACGCTAAAGCGAATATTAACTTTGGTACTTTTACTCAAAACGAATTTGAAATCTCATTTAAAGTAAAATCAAACAATAGCGGTAGTTATACTTTTAAAATGGATTTCTTGGATGCCAATAATAAATGTTGGATTGGTATTAAATATCCTGATTACGGAAAAAGAGACTTAAGATACGATATCTTAGAAAACGGTAACGTTCCAGGTGGTAGCAATTTCCCTGAAGAAAATTCATTATTAGATGGGGAATATGTAGCAGATACATGGTACGATGTGCGTATGGTATTTAATGCTGATCATCAAGTATCTCTTTATTTAAATGGTACATTAAAGTTTGCCAACCTTCCTTTACCAGAGGTGGTGAAAGGTTCTCCAATCACAACTGTAAAAATGTACTCTCAAGGATCTTTAAACAATGGTGTAATCACTTTCTTCGATTATTTTAAAACAGTAGAAGGTCCACAACTCAATAAAGATCTTATTGCAAAAAGCATTATCGATGCTGAGACCTTTTTAGAATTGAAAGAATCATCAGGGCAATATCCTCAAGAAGCGATTGATCAGTTAAAGGCCGATATTGCTAAAGCCAAGGCAACCATGAACGACTGTAGTATTTCTCAAGAAGAAATGGACGCTGCCGCTGCTGAAATGGATAAAGCTTTGGAAGAATTCAAAGGTCAGATTATCGTTATTCCTACGGATGTGACAGTGTCTGTCAATTGGAACGAACTTTTGATGGAAAGAAAAGCAGAATGGTTTGGAGCTAATTCTACTTATAATGCTGATGGACAAGGTTTATGGAATCCAGATATGGACGACTTCGAACCAAGGGTGATCGATTTAGCGAACTATACAGGTTCCGCTTATTTTAGATTCCCTGGTGGAACAATGGCCAATTTATACAATTGGAAAAGAGCAATTGGTCCAACAAGCGATAGAATCGATAACCTAGATGCTCACAACGATGGTAAAGCTTTCCATAACAACTTTGGACCAGACGAGTTCGGTAAATTATTAAATACAACTTATTTAGAAGACGGTTCAATTGTAGTTCCGTTTGCTTACGGAACTCCTCAAGATGCAGCTGACTTTGTGGAATACATGAACGCAGAAGTTGGAGCAAATCCAAACGGTGGAAAAGATTGGGCCTTAGAAAGAGCAAAAAATGGTCATTACGAACCTTACAATATTGATGTTTGGGAAATCGGTAACGAGTTGTTCGGCGATTGGGAATTATCAGTAATGAACTACCCATTAAGTGGAGACGATATTCGTGGTGGAGAGTCGATTCGTAAAGGCGATGCTAGTTTCTATGTATATGGTGGTACAGAAAGATTTACCAATCAAAGAGCCGTGAAACAAACAACTTGGGTGGTCGATGAATGTAAATTAGATGGATCTCCAGACCAAGAGTTTTATGTAAAATTCCCTCCTATAGATATGTCGCAGGACTTTAAAGTGATGATTGAAGGAGAACAATGGACAGAGGTTTTAAATTTTGATAACTCCACTGCAACGGATAAACACTACGTAGTGACAAGTGCTAAAAACGGTACTTTCGTTTTCGGAGATGGCGTAAACGGTGCTATTCCAGAAAGTTTAGGTGATGTTGTTTTAGACTATACTACAGGCCCTCATGCAGGTTTTAGTGCTTACTACCAAGCTATGAAAGCGGTAGACCCAAGCATTACTGTAGTAAGTTGCTACGAAGGAGAAGACTTCTTTAAGCATATGGCCGATGTAAACGAGCCTTACGATGCTGTAGCCCGTCACTATTATCCAGGCGGTACTGCAAATGCAGGACAAGAATTTATTTTCGAGTTGTCTCAAATAGCAAAATACAATACTAGAGTAGATGATTTTAAAAACTATTTAGAGAAGTACGACAATACAGGTCTAAATGGTATCGAGGTGCAACAATTCTTATCTGAATATGGTACACCAAGAAACTTCTCTGCGATTCCTCATGCGATGATTTTATGGCATCAAATGATGAACAATTATCAAAAAGAATTATTAGGAATTCAGACCCACTCTTTCTTTAAGAACGATGGAACTACTATGGTAGAAACGCGTTTTGGAGGCTTCTTGATGGCCAAAGGTTTTGCACATCACATCTTCACTCACTTGCACCAAAACAACTTTGTAAAAACAGGTTTTGAAGGAGAGAAGTACACACATAATAATGTAGAACTTTGGAATACATATCCTACAGCATCAGTAAATGAAGACAACACAGTAGCAACGATTGTTATTCCTAACACTTCGGATGGAAAGCAATTGCAAACCACTTTCGATTTTGCTTCACTTCCTTTCGATAAAGACGACAATGTGGTACTTAAGAAATGGGTGGCATTATCGGATAATCTAAGTGTAGACAATACTTCTGATGTTCCAAACAATGTGCGTTTAGAAGGTCCATTTGTAATTGATGATGCCAAGAATTTTAAGTTCGACAAGGTAGATCCATATACAGTAACCGTGTACCAATGGTCGGTTTCTGATGAAGAAGAAATTACATACCTACATGATATCCAACCAAAAATCAGTTACGGACAGGTTAGTAATGAATACGGTTTCTCTGAGGATTCAGTATTGGTAATTAATGGATCTCAGCACGATCATTCTGTGACGTTAAGTTATAATACAGAAGCAGAATACGATATCAAAAACTACTTCGACTTCTTTGAAGCAGAAATTGGTTTGGAAGATAACTTTATTGGCGGTAGCGTTATTCTAAAAATCTTTGGTGATGACGAATTGATCTACGAATCGTTACCCATCGGGGAAAACACTCCATTAGAATACATTAGTGTAGATGTTAGAGGTGTAGAGAAATTACGTTTTGAGACAAAACCAAATCAAGGATTAGGTATCAATTTAGGAATGGGACATGCTCGACTATATAAAAACGAGAACTACAACGACGATGTCACAGGAATTGAAATAGAAAGAAAAGCCTTAAACATCTCGCCTAACCCTTTCCAGAGTAGAATACATGTTGCCTTGCCAAAAGCAGTAAGTGGAACACTTATGATTCATGATGTAATGGGCAGAGTAGTCGTGCAACAAAAGCTACATCAGAAAATCGCTATTGATCTTGATTTATCATTCTTGAACAATGGTATGTATATCGTGAATGTTTACAACAACGAGGAAGTATATGTAGGCAAAATATTGAAATCTAACTAA